The DNA region CCACTTCGACGCCCACGACGCGCCGAACGGGATGACCGCCCACGCCATCATGGCCGGCGCGAAGGAGAGCATCGGCGCCAGGAAGAAGAGCGCCTTGTTCGCGTACGGCGGCAGCGTCTCCTCTTTCATGATGTTCTTCACGCCGTCGGCGATCGGCTGCAGCAGGCCGTGCGGGCCGACACGGTACGGCCCGACCCGCGACTGCATCCGCGCCGCGAACTTCCGCTCGAGCAGCGTCACGTAGGCGAGCACGCCGGTGAGCACGCCGAGAATGGCGGCCCCCATCAGCGCCGCGGCGACGGCGGGCGGCAGCGCGATCACCGGTCCACCTCGCCGAACACCGGATCCACCGAGCCCATGATCGCGACGACGTCCGCGACGCTGGTGCCGGGCAGGATGTGCGGCAGCACCGCGAGGTTCGAGAACGACGCCCCTCGCCACTTCATGCGATACGGCTTGTTGCTGCCATCGGACACGAGATAGCAGCCGACCTCCCCGCGCGGCCCTTCCACGCGCGCGTAGGCCTCCCCCTTCGGCACCTTCACCTGGGCCAGCGACTTCACCCCCGGGCGCGAGGAGATCGGCCCCGGCGGCAGGCCGTCGAGGGCCTGCCGGATGATCCGGATCGACTGGCGGAACTCCACCATCCGGACCAGATACCGCGCTTCGCAGTCGCCGGCCGGCCGGACCGGGACATCGAACGCGAAATCGCCGTACGACGAATACGGCTGCGCGCGGCGCAGATCGTAGGCGATCCCCGAGCCGCGGAGGAGCGGGCCGCTGACGCCGACGTCCTGGGCGAGCGCCGCCGAGATCACCCCGACCCCGCGCGTGCGCATCGTGAAGAACGGGTTGTCCGCCAGCATCCCCTCGTATTCGTCGAGCCGCTGCTCGATGAGGTCCACCGTCCGCCGGCACTGCTGCACCCAGCCGTCCGGCAGGTCGTAGCGCACGCCGCCGACCTGGTGAAATCCGTAGAGCAGGCGCGCGCCGACCAGCGACTCGAACAGGTCGAGCACCAGCTCGCGCTCGCGGATGCAGTAGAGGAAGATCGTCGCGCCGCCGCCCAGCGCGCCGCCCATGTCCATGCACCACGTGCCCAGCCACAGGCAGTGCGACGCGATCCGCTGCAGCTCGCCGACGATGACCCGCAGGTACTGCGCGCGCTTGGGGACCTCGAACTGCCCGATCTGCTCGGCCGCCATCACGTACGCCAGCTCGCTCGACATCGCCGCGACGTAGTCCGTCTTCGACGCGATCGTCGGGTACTGCACGTAAGCCAGCGTCTCCGCGAGCTTCTCGTGGCAGCGGTGCAGGTAGCCGATCACCGCGTCGACGCCCACCACCGTCTCCCCTTCGAGCGTGAGGATGGCGCGGAACACGCCGTGGGCCGAGGGATGCTGCGGCCCCATGTTCATGGTCAGCCGCTCGCTGCCGGTGTAGTCGAGTGCGCGAACGTCAGGCATGCGGGCAGGCGCCTACCGGTACGGCGGATGCGGCGTGTCGACCGCGTAAGACTTGAGGAGCGGATGCCCCTCCCAGTCGTCGGCGAGCAGGATGCGGCGGCGATCGGGATGGCCGGCGAACTCGACGCCGAACATGTCGTAGCACTCGCGCTCCATCCAGTTCGCGCCGCGGTAGACCGGCACCAGCGACGGACACGCCGTCCCGCCGGCGCCGAGCTTGGTCCGCAGCTGCACCGAGACGCGCGCCTCGAGGTTGTCGAGCCGGGCAATCACTTCGAGGCCCTCGGCCTTCCAGTCGATCGCGGTCAGGAAATTGAAGAACGCGCAGCCGAGCGTGTCTTTCGCGAACCGCGCCGTGGCCTGCCACGCCTCCGGCTGCACCCGGGCGACGATGGGGGCCGTCCCCTCGATGGTCGTGACCCCCTCGACCAGCGTCAGCAGCTCGCGCGCGCGTTCGGGCGTCATGTCAATCGACCTTCGGACCCGGTTCGGCGCGGCGGCCGGTGCGGCGGAAATGCGAGATCTGATCCTGGAGCAGCAGCAGCCCGTTCAACAGCGACTCGGGCGGCGGAGGACACCCGGGCACGTAGACGTCGACGGGGATGATCCGATCCACGCCCTTCACCACGTGGTAGCCGTGGCGGAACGGCCCGCCGGAATTGGCGCACGAGCCCATCGAGACCGCCCACTTCGGATCCGGCATCTGGTCGTAGATGCGCTCCAGCATCGGCGCCATCTTGATGGTGACGGTCCCCGACACGATCATCAGATCGGAGTGGCGCGGCGACGCCCACGGCACCATCCCGAGGCGCTCGACGTCGAAGCGCGACGCGAAGGTCGCCATCATCTCGATCGCGCAGCAGGCGAGGCCGAACGACACCGGCCACACCGAGGACTTGCGCGCCCAGTTGAAGAAGCCGTCGGCCACGGTGGTGACGACGAACCCGCCAGGGAAGGCGTGGATGCCCTCGGTCACGCGCTCGAACAGCGAGGACGCGGCGTCGCCCGTCTCGGGCCGCCGCTGGTGGTGGGTCTCCCACTCCTGGAGATCTTTGACGTCGCGCCAGAGCGGAATCGGAATCTGCGGAACCGGCGGCTTCACTTCCACTCGAGGAGCCCCTCCCGATAGGCGTAAATCCACGCGAGCCCGAGGATGCCGACGAACCCCAGCATGACCAGGAGGCCGCCAACCCCGAGCGCGCGCATCGTCACGGCCCACGGAAAGAGGAACACCGCGAGCGTATCGAAGACGAGGAAGATCAGGGCGACGAGATAAAACCCGACCGGAAACTGCACCCAGGCTTCGCCGATGGGCTCGGCGCCGCATTCGTAGTTCACGGCCTTGGCCGCTGAGGGGCGCGACGGCCGGACGACCCAGGCGGCGGCCAGAGATCCGGCGGCGAACGCCAGGATCAGCCCGAAAAAGATCGCAACCGGCAGATAACCGCTCAGCATCGGCGTGGACT from Vicinamibacterales bacterium includes:
- a CDS encoding NADH-quinone oxidoreductase subunit B family protein is translated as MKPPVPQIPIPLWRDVKDLQEWETHHQRRPETGDAASSLFERVTEGIHAFPGGFVVTTVADGFFNWARKSSVWPVSFGLACCAIEMMATFASRFDVERLGMVPWASPRHSDLMIVSGTVTIKMAPMLERIYDQMPDPKWAVSMGSCANSGGPFRHGYHVVKGVDRIIPVDVYVPGCPPPPESLLNGLLLLQDQISHFRRTGRRAEPGPKVD
- a CDS encoding NADH-quinone oxidoreductase subunit D: MPDVRALDYTGSERLTMNMGPQHPSAHGVFRAILTLEGETVVGVDAVIGYLHRCHEKLAETLAYVQYPTIASKTDYVAAMSSELAYVMAAEQIGQFEVPKRAQYLRVIVGELQRIASHCLWLGTWCMDMGGALGGGATIFLYCIRERELVLDLFESLVGARLLYGFHQVGGVRYDLPDGWVQQCRRTVDLIEQRLDEYEGMLADNPFFTMRTRGVGVISAALAQDVGVSGPLLRGSGIAYDLRRAQPYSSYGDFAFDVPVRPAGDCEARYLVRMVEFRQSIRIIRQALDGLPPGPISSRPGVKSLAQVKVPKGEAYARVEGPRGEVGCYLVSDGSNKPYRMKWRGASFSNLAVLPHILPGTSVADVVAIMGSVDPVFGEVDR
- a CDS encoding NADH-quinone oxidoreductase subunit C, which encodes MTPERARELLTLVEGVTTIEGTAPIVARVQPEAWQATARFAKDTLGCAFFNFLTAIDWKAEGLEVIARLDNLEARVSVQLRTKLGAGGTACPSLVPVYRGANWMERECYDMFGVEFAGHPDRRRILLADDWEGHPLLKSYAVDTPHPPYR
- a CDS encoding complex I subunit 1 family protein, encoding MIALPPAVAAALMGAAILGVLTGVLAYVTLLERKFAARMQSRVGPYRVGPHGLLQPIADGVKNIMKEETLPPYANKALFFLAPMLSFAPAMMAWAVIPFGASWASKW
- a CDS encoding NADH-quinone oxidoreductase subunit A yields the protein MLSGYLPVAIFFGLILAFAAGSLAAAWVVRPSRPSAAKAVNYECGAEPIGEAWVQFPVGFYLVALIFLVFDTLAVFLFPWAVTMRALGVGGLLVMLGFVGILGLAWIYAYREGLLEWK